GCCCGAATAGCAACTGGGGCGTCGCCAAGTTGGCAAGGCACGGGGTTTTGGTCCCCGCATTCGGAGGTTCGAATCCTTCCGCCCCAGCAGGCGCACCTATCCCTAACGATCCCGGGGACGGAGATGAAACTGTTCAGCGGTTCGGCCCATCCCGCGCTCGCCGACAGCATCGCCGGTTATCTTGAACTTCCGGCGGGCGCGATCGACCGGCGAAGGTTCTCGGACGGGGAGTTCTGGGTCAAGTATCAGGACAACATCCGCGGTTCGGATGTCTTTCTGGTGCAGCCGACTCATCCTCCGGCGGAGAACCTGATCGAACTGCTTATTATGGCCGATGCGGCGCGGCGCTCGTCGGCGGCGCGGATCACCGCAGTCATCCCCTACTTCGGATACGCCCGGCAGGATCGCAAGGACCAGCCTCGCGTCGCCATCACGGCGCGGCTGATGGCGAACCTGATCGAAGCGGCGACGGTTGACCGTGTGTTGACGATGGACCTGCATACTCCGCAGTTGCAGGGCTTTTTCAACATCCCGGTCGATCACCTCTACTCGTCGGGGATATTCATCGACCACTTCCGGCGCATAGCGGGCGACAACCTTGTCGTGATATCGCCGGATGTGGGCGGGATTGCCCTCGCGCGCGCCTATGCGCAGCGGCTTGGGGCCGGCCTGGCGTTCATCGACAAGCGGCGGTCGCGACCAAACGATGCGAAGGGCTATGACTCGGAGGTGATGAACGTGATCGGCG
This region of Calditrichota bacterium genomic DNA includes:
- a CDS encoding ribose-phosphate pyrophosphokinase: MKLFSGSAHPALADSIAGYLELPAGAIDRRRFSDGEFWVKYQDNIRGSDVFLVQPTHPPAENLIELLIMADAARRSSAARITAVIPYFGYARQDRKDQPRVAITARLMANLIEAATVDRVLTMDLHTPQLQGFFNIPVDHLYSSGIFIDHFRRIAGDNLVVISPDVGGIALARAYAQRLGAGLAFIDKRRSRPNDAKGYDSEVMNVIGEVEGRVALIIDDIVDTAGTICKAAQKLRDLGCTAVHAACTHPLLSGRAVEKISDAGFEQFVVSDTIPLKDNARESGIFTVLSVAGLFGEAIKRIHVGESLSVLFT